ggagggtctgggcaaaatgaggccggggggccagatgcagcccactaagttattctatccggcccatgaaGCCCctaaaaaaacttttaaaattaagagttatctgctcctggctgcctgccatgcagcctTCCATGGCTTGtggaaactcagtaagtggccctctgcccaaaataattgcctgcccctgccccagagcctggaataaaTACAGTGTCCTTATGTGTCACATGCTTCCCAATACATGGACCCAAAGGCCTGCAATGCAGAACAGAGCTTGGAGGATACTGCATTTCCTCATGTACAACACGATTCCCAATATAAGCGACCCCCAtgctgtccttctggccccaggaCTGGAGCACAAGGGTCCCGCTCCCTTGCTCAAGATGCTCATCCTGGGAGGGATGACTTAAATTAcaacccccctgcccactgccagcGGGGTCGGGGGGTAGTTCACTGGGTGCCGAGATACCCCTGGCTCTAGGGTGAGATATGcgtagggggctgggggaaaacTGAGGGGCGTTCATGCCCCCCAGGGCAGTTTGTGAGCCCGGAAGTCGTGCACAGGCCCAAGCGAGGGGGAACTGAAGTCCTGGGTCTTGGagagaccccagccccccaaaaaaaacaccaGCGCGGAGCTTTTGCTGAGTAACTTTATTTTTGTTGAGGGCACAAAGAGCCCGGAACCGCCTTCTCTCTCACCATGACCCAGGAGTGCTGGGCCGGGGGTCTCCTGCGGGAGACACGTGGGGCGGGGAAACGGCTCCCCTCGCAAAAACCCCGAGGCCCTGCGCACCGTGCCGCGCCCCGGCCCGCACCAACTGCGCGGCTGCTGGGCCCGAGAAGCAAAGAGAAATAGCATTAACTCGCCTCCCCCTGAAAATCCGCACATAGTACGCTCCCATGCGCCTGCGCATCAGGTCCTCCCGGTGCCTGGGATTACCTACCCGCCGCGCGCATGCGCCCACATGCAAGAGGAATTCCCAGTTTAGGCGCATGCGTGGGGAGGCGGCGCGCGCATGCGTGAACGaggccggccccccccgtccccgcggccCCACTGCGCCTGCGCAGCTCGGGCTCCTGCGGCCGGACGGGACCGGGTCCCCCCGACAGGCCCGgagcagccggtgagtgcggggccgCGCGGTGCATTGTGGGCCGAGCCAGGCCGCCCGCCCTCGCCGCGGTCCCTACGGCCCCGGCCGCGATGCATTGTGGGGCGGGGCCCTATAGCCCCGGTGCATTGTGGGGAGGGAAccctccgcccctccccccgGTCTCTATAGCCCCTGAGCGTAGGGCATGCTGGGAGTAGAGCATGGAACCTCCGTCCCGGTGCATTGTGGGGCTatggccccaccccctgggccATATACCCCCAAGGCACTGTGGGATTGCCCTCTGCCAGTCCatacaccccccccatgccccagggcATTGTGGGATAGCATCACCCTTTACTAGTCCataccccccagccccagggcaccgTGGGATAGCATTGTCTTTCACCAGTCCCTACACCCCTCTGCCCCAAGGTATTGTGGGATAGTGTCACCCCTACTGCACCCCCTGACCCAGGGCATCGAGATGTTACTCCCCCAAGCAGTCAATAAACCGCCAGCCCAGGGCACCTTCTACTGGCCCAgacacccccctcaccccagggcATTGTGGGACTGTACCTCCTTTCCTATGCCTTGCAGCCCTACGGCATTGTGGGATACTCACAGCACTCTGCCCTCTCAGGTGGTGAGGCACCAGGGATGATGTCGGAGGCCCACAGGCACGGGGATGTGGCAGGGAGCGAGGACGCCAGCTTCGAGGAAGAGGACGGGACTTCAACGGGTGAGGGCTGGGGGCCCCCAGacccccccagcccagagctaggaggggggggggggggggccacagagCTAGCCCAGCACTAGGCCCTAACCCTTCCCCCACATCCAGCTACCTTTCAGCATCCTGGACTTATAGCTGCAGTCCCTTCCCATCATGCCCCTTGTCTCCTCCCCCATTCCACCTTCCCTTCTTTTGATTGGATCCTGCACAGGAGGGACGGAGCTTCAGGCTGGGGCTTCGTTATAAATGGGGGGGACAGAAAGGGCTGCCTGGGTCTTTAAGGAAAGGCTGTAGCATCCTGGGAGCTGGCAGGTGAGTGAGCTGTCCTGGGGGCTGAAGGTTGCAAGTAAGGTGTACtagcagggctaggggagcaggggctgtgggtcaggagtgaggggtattgtctggggagcctggacacctgggttcactgTCCTGTCATGCCTCTTCCAGGCATCTCCACGATGCAGGAGGATGATGAGTCTGAAGCCACGTCTGTGTCTTCAGGAGAAAGCAGCCCCCCAACACCCTCGGCTAACGGGTACCCAGGTATGGGGCCCATGGgctcagatgcctgggttccctccctgcttcagggGGGGTCGGGATGCACCCAGGTCCCTTCGAGGGGTGTAAGCCCAAGGGGGGCAGCTTGGTTGCCTGGGTTCCCAGCGTGTGCCCCCTTCCGCAGGTCCGCGGAGCAAGGTGGCAGGCGAGGCGCCCACAGACATGGGCGCAGATGCAGGCGAGGAGCGGCTGGGCGCCCCCAGCCCCGAatggcatgagtgccctgagtgTGGCCGTGGCTTCGGCACCTCACGGGCCCTGAAGGTGCATCGCAGCTACCACGTGGGGCGCAAGCGGCCGCACGGCACCGCCCCCTCACCGAAGCCCCCTGGTGTGGCACGGCCGGCACCCCCTCTTCCCTCGCTCAGTGATGCCGACACCCGCCCAGCCCCGCGCCCTGGCGCCTTCCACTACATCTGCGCCGAGTGTGGCCTGGGCTTTGCCTCCCCGGCGTCGCTTGAGGCCCACCGCTGTGAGCACGGCTGGCGCCgcagccctcctgccccacccctgcccccctccctggctccccgCAGCGCCAaggcccccccaccaccactgcccccccgCCAGGCGAACggggcccccccgcccccacccccgcccccggAGCCTGAGGGGGCTGATGGACCATACCAGTGCACCGAGTGCCCAGGAGAGTTTGGCCTGGTCTCCGACCTGCACGAGCACTACATGCTGCACGCCCGTGGAGAGCTGTAGCCctgtctcctgctgctggcacttccctTTCCATTGAACCCACCCCCACTGTGCACCCTTCGAcagtgctggggggccccctgtggAGGGGGGTTGAGACCAGAGCCAGCTCGGGTcacaggtgggggcaggagagaaGGCCTCTCCCTCCCCAATTTCCTATAGtccagggaaaggggaggggggggtccctCCAGGTGGCGGGGGATGTCAGCCCCGTCATGAATATGAACGAGCTCATTAAGCTGCTggggttgagggggagggggcggggggaggaagtTGTTTAATAAAAGTCCTTGCATATGAGCCAATGGGGCATCTCTCTCGCGCCGACAGAAGGGAATTGTGGGTCATGGCTGGTGGGTGGGGTTCTAGTCCTGTGGTCGTCCCCCCACCTGCAAATCAACACACTGTGACTTGCTAGCTTGTTACAGGGAGATGATGTTGTAGTGGTGACTGTGAAGTCACACCAATGATGTCATGGGCTGCTCATGTTACCTCCCCTAACCTtgctttggtggggggggggctgtggctggtgACCTCAGGGGCAGTACTGCTGTGGGAAACCCTCTAGAGCAAGAACTATAAGCCCTGGAATGCACTGGGGCAGCCCCCAGAACCATAGCTTCCAGCATGTAgtatggtagcccctgctgaactACAGTTCCCAGCATGCACTAGGGCAACCCCCCCAGAATATAGCTCCCAGCATGGTCTAGGGCAGCCCCCAGAACTACAGCTCCCGGGATGCATTATGAGACGGTATTTTCCTCTtaggactacagctcccagcataCACTGTGGCAGGGTACTCCTCTGACTTGGCTTTCCCTCCCTACTGGGTTAAAAACTACACCTCCCATCATGCCGCTGGgcaagggggggcagggcctCACTCCCACAGCAGCATACTGCCCACTGCTggctgtcctgctctgcctggcctctGGCTCAGGTTCAGGTCCTATTGCCCCTAGGgaataccccccctccccccagctgtaGCACTGTTGGCCATGAATTTCACAGCACCACACCAGGACCAGTAGAGAAGAGTGGGGCTCCATGCCCACCACCCCCCTCCAATTCCAGTGCTCATGGGTttgcagggacaggagcagggttTACACCAAGAAAgtctctggggctgggactgacatctctccccacccagtcccacgGTGCCGGCAGAGGCATGCGGACACAACTCCCAGCTGCCAACTAGGAACCTCCCTAGACCCCAGCATAGCATTGGGGTGACCTCCAGTGCAaactccaggcaggcaggagacaaTGACACCTGCAGCCACGGATCATCTTTATTCTTTTTCTCCATATGAAAAATAAGAACCTTTCACTCCTGCCAAAGCTGCGGGGGCTGCAGGTTGTCAACCCCCCCAACTTCCCAGGGACCCTCCCCTGTGGGGGGATATGCTCCCCTACCTGCCCCTGACACGTGTTGCTCTGAGACCATCTGAAACCCCAGAACTGGGGAGGGGTCTGGCCATATAAATAGCACCCAAGGCTCAGACATGGAGGGGGCCAGGGAACGGGGAGGTCTCCCCCATGTCTCCCATGTGCCCCAACAGACATCTGCAaagtcccagcccccactcctaaGGGAAACCCCCCTACTTTCTCCCttcctgtcccccctccctgaGGACAGCAGCTGTACAGAGAGGACCCCCCCTTCTCTTTCcggccagcaggggtgggggctagagctCGCCACGTGCATGGCGGATGTAGTGTTCATGAAGGCCAGCCTCGTGGGCGAAGCTCTGGCCACACTCTGTGCAGGCGTAGGCTCGGGTAGGCAGCAGCTCCAGCGGGCGCTGGTGTGAGGCCTGGTGGCGCCGGAGGTTCGAGAGCTGCCGGAAGCTCTTGCCACAgtcggggcaggggtgggggaggccgcGGGGGGTAGGGGTGGCGGTAGTGGGGCCTAGGCGTGGGCGCAGCGCGGGGCCCAAGCGGCGCCCGCAGTCAGGGCACTGGTGGGCCAGGCGGTggcaggaagggcagggagccGGGGGGGGCGCGTGGCCGCGCTGGTGCCCGATGAGGGCACGGGAGCTGTCGAAGGCCCGGCCGCAGATGAAGCAGACGAAGACGGTGCCACGCAGGTTTTCCTGCACGAAGTCCTCAGGGTGCTCCCGCTTCATGTGCCGCTCCTTGAACTTCTCATCCGGGAAGGTGATGAAGCAGTGGAAGCACTGGTTGGAGCCCAGACCATctagggaggggggcagggggtcagggcgcgggacccccccccgtccccctccccccgggctCCCGCAGTACTCACAGAGCGACGAGGCCACCGAGGCTTTGggttcatcctcctcctcctccgcgcaggcggggccgggcggcgggGTACGGACCGGGGAGCGCTCCCGTGGGGCCAATGGAACGGCTCCACATGGCGATGCTGAGCCCACATCAGACATGGCcgtgcttgcagggagggggcacagaTGCAGTGAagtgagcgggggggggggggggggggtcagcaggaTGGAGgctaccccctgccctcctcacaGTGGGGGGGTCCCCGCTCCTCCCCCATTGCTCCCCTCCCTGTGGACCCTGCCCAACCTGCCAACCATCCCCCTGACAAGGAGCCAAATTCCTCCCCACCCTATAGCCCCCCCAACCTTGCCCTGTGTTCCAACCCCCTCAGGGAGCTTCCCCATTTGCCCAACCCcattaaaaacccccaagacCAATCCCCCACCAAGGAGCACCATCTTTCctcaccccatgcccccccaacctccctcccttGAGAGCTCCCACATTCCTCCCCACCTCATagaccccccagcctgtcccaaaCTCCACCCCCCCAgggatctccccccaccccatgccccgctaacctgccccatgctgcccaccccaccccatggacCCCCACCTACCAACCCCCCACAGgaagctccatctgcccccccaACCTACCCCAAGATAGGAGCGGGGATCCTCCACCCcgcactcccctgcccccacaaggaGCCTCCTCCCCCTAGCCgctcctttccccacaaccccccaccctccattgACCCCCccatctcccagtgccccccagaaccctcttccccctccccaataaCAAAGGGGTCCCCTGACTCCACCATGTACCCGCTCCCTCTCCCCCGCGGCGCCCTCCTCCCATGTGACCCGTAGACCGAGCCCCCCATATATCTcacctctctcctctcctctctctccctgctttcccctcccccgtTTTCATCTCTTACTTCCTGTTTccggtgcctgccccagccagaatCCCGCCCTATTTCCGGCGGGGCTGCCCAAACCAGCCCCTGAGCGGAAAAGAAAATCAGTCATCCCGGTTCTAGAGGCTCTGCGGCCTCTGGCCGGTCCCGCCGGCTTTGTCCCAGCGCAGGGGTCCCTCCCGGTGCTGTGAGTGAGTTGGCTGCGCCCCTCACGCGTGGAAACGTCGCCGCTCCTAATCAGGCACCTCTGTGGCTACCTCACAGACGTGGAGTGGCCACTGGGCAGCCCTTTACCGCAGGCTGCATCCAGTAACGCGTGCGCACAACTAGACAGACGCTGCACCTGACTAGAGGCGAGGATTGTGCGCACGCGCCGCAGGCTGCCAGTAATGGCGGACTCCAGACAGGATCGTACGCGTGCGCCCTGGCGCTGCCCTGGTTCCCAGCGCATGCGCGATGCAGCCTCAGTCTTGCTAGCTGGTCTCAGGCCGCctgcagggggtgccacgtgccCCACCACCGTGATCCCAGGTTGCACCGCGGTGGCTGTCTCCTAGTTGCCTTTGAGTGTGGCCCCTTGGGGCAGGGAGACCCCAGATCCCCATTATACACTGGGCACAGAGCCCCCAGCTTCCCTTCTTTCCAAGCATACGCTGGGGCACAGACCTTCCTCCCACCCAGTTCAAGTTTCCATGCACTGGGGTGCAAAGAGTGCtgtcccacaatgcactgcaacCACCTGCCGCATCCAAGGGACCACGAAATGAGGTGGCAGCCACAAGTGGAAGCAAAACATTTATTTCAACAGAcagaagcagctctggggctctgcaGAGGCCACAGGCAGGGGccacaggggggcacatgcagcagaccCCCACGGCCCATAGGCAGGACACAGACACGTGTGGGTGCAAGACCCTGGGACGGGATCGGCGTGACCCCTGAGACATAAAGGAACGCTGTTGTGTTGTTGGACGAGGGGaaccaccccagagccagcagcatcctAGGCCCTGTTACACCCAGCCCtgatgcccaccccagagccagctgcatccgaCCTGggtcctgcccctaccccagggtGCAGGCCCGCAGCAGCACACGCTCAGCATCAAGGGCCATCTCGACTGCCGCCTGGCTCAGCAGGTGGTAGGCTGCCTCCAGTgtcacctggggctggggcacggaCGGGCTGCCCCAGAAGGGCACATAGCTCCAGAGCCGGGCAGCCAGGGACGGTGATGGTGCCATAGCCTCCAGCaccatgctgggctgcaccatcTGTGCCCAGGGGCACCTGATCTGGGCCTGCAGTTCCCGGAGCTCCAGCTTGGCAGCCATAGCCATACGAGTGAGGGAGGCCTCATCCAGCCCGAAGGTGGCTGCGCTGGCCTGGAGGGCTGTAGCCAGGCCATGCCCAGCATCCTCCATGGGGCGCAGGCAGACATGTAGTGCCTGGCGCCAGGCCTCAGCCAGCACCTGGCGCCGCTCCCTGCGCACCAGGCGCCCAATAATGACTGGCAGTGCTGCTCGCTGAAGCCCTGCagcctcctcggccagtgcctgCCGCAGCCGGCCCAGCTCAAAAGCCTGGGGCTCATGGGAGGACAACAGGAATACGCGGGTCTCAGCTAGGCCTTCCTGCACCAGCTGCTCCCTCAGGCCCACAGAGCCGGTGGGGTCACGTAGGTCCACATCCACCTGTGTCCGGGCCATGATGAGGGCCCGGCCAGCAGCAACGGCTGCCCGGGCCAGGCGGATGAAGGGCTCGCGGTACACGTTGGAGGTCGTGAGCAACAGCAGGTCATAGCGGCTTGGGTCCACGGTGCCTGCATCCGACAGGTCCCACAGGGTGAGGCCGGGAGCACCAGGCAGCGTGTGGATGCCAGGGGCATTG
This sequence is a window from Alligator mississippiensis isolate rAllMis1 chromosome 15, rAllMis1, whole genome shotgun sequence. Protein-coding genes within it:
- the LOC102576624 gene encoding zinc finger protein 48 yields the protein MRERGRPPPSPRPHCACAARAPAAGRDRVPPTGPEQPPYGIVGYSQHSALSGGEAPGMMSEAHRHGDVAGSEDASFEEEDGTSTGISTMQEDDESEATSVSSGESSPPTPSANGYPGPRSKVAGEAPTDMGADAGEERLGAPSPEWHECPECGRGFGTSRALKVHRSYHVGRKRPHGTAPSPKPPGVARPAPPLPSLSDADTRPAPRPGAFHYICAECGLGFASPASLEAHRCEHGWRRSPPAPPLPPSLAPRSAKAPPPPLPPRQANGAPPPPPPPPEPEGADGPYQCTECPGEFGLVSDLHEHYMLHARGEL
- the ZNF576 gene encoding zinc finger protein 576, with protein sequence MKTGEGKAGRERRGESTAMSDVGSASPCGAVPLAPRERSPVRTPPPGPACAEEEEDEPKASVASSLYGLGSNQCFHCFITFPDEKFKERHMKREHPEDFVQENLRGTVFVCFICGRAFDSSRALIGHQRGHAPPPAPCPSCHRLAHQCPDCGRRLGPALRPRLGPTTATPTPRGLPHPCPDCGKSFRQLSNLRRHQASHQRPLELLPTRAYACTECGQSFAHEAGLHEHYIRHARGEL